A part of Longimicrobiales bacterium genomic DNA contains:
- the focA gene encoding formate transporter FocA, whose translation MARRAEEVGAAKAAQDAVRTLALAVLAGAFIALGAMFATTVASGAGPTLPSGVVRLLSGLVFSLGLILVVVGGAELFTGNNLIVMAWASRRLSHGALLRNWSIVYLGNFAGAMGTVLLVLLSQQYMFDGGAIGGVALATARHKVELGFLQAIVLGILANGLVCLAVWLAFSARTTTDRILAVIFPITAFVAAGFEHSIANMYFVPLGILIRRQAPASFWAAIDAAPADYSGVTWPAFLLHNLLPVTIGNVIGGVVLVGVTYWFVYLRTRQAHSEGRA comes from the coding sequence ATGGCGAGGAGGGCCGAGGAGGTCGGCGCTGCGAAAGCAGCGCAGGACGCCGTGCGAACGCTGGCGCTCGCCGTGCTGGCCGGTGCATTCATCGCGCTCGGGGCCATGTTCGCAACGACGGTCGCGTCCGGCGCGGGACCGACACTTCCGTCGGGCGTTGTCCGGTTGCTTTCCGGTCTCGTGTTTTCGCTCGGTCTGATTCTGGTCGTTGTCGGAGGCGCGGAGCTCTTCACCGGTAATAACCTCATCGTCATGGCGTGGGCGAGCCGCAGACTGAGCCATGGCGCACTGCTCAGGAACTGGTCGATCGTCTACCTGGGTAACTTCGCGGGCGCGATGGGTACCGTGCTGCTCGTCCTGCTCAGCCAGCAGTACATGTTCGATGGCGGCGCGATCGGAGGCGTTGCGCTCGCAACAGCACGCCACAAGGTCGAACTCGGATTCCTGCAGGCGATCGTTCTTGGAATTCTGGCGAACGGCCTCGTCTGTCTCGCCGTATGGCTCGCCTTCAGCGCCCGCACTACGACGGACCGCATTCTCGCGGTGATCTTTCCGATCACTGCATTCGTTGCGGCCGGGTTCGAGCACAGTATCGCGAACATGTATTTCGTACCGCTCGGCATTCTCATCAGGAGGCAGGCGCCCGCATCATTCTGGGCAGCGATCGACGCCGCGCCCGCAGACTACAGCGGTGTTACCTGGCCGGCTTTTCTTCTTCACAACCTCCTGCCGGTGACGATCGGTAACGTGATCGGCGGCGTTGTGCTGGTCGGTGTAACGTACTGGTTCGTGTACCTGCGAACGCGTCAGGCACACTCAGAAGGGCGCGCCTGA
- a CDS encoding DUF2892 domain-containing protein codes for MCDDRIIRRFAGTFILIAAALSWWVHPAWLLFVAFVGLNLLQSSFTSFCPLERILGRLGLAGCRPAAAPLKHSAGAPRDRAA; via the coding sequence ATGTGTGACGATCGGATCATTCGCCGTTTCGCCGGTACGTTCATCCTGATTGCTGCGGCGCTGAGCTGGTGGGTGCATCCCGCGTGGCTGCTGTTCGTGGCGTTCGTGGGGCTGAACCTCCTGCAGTCCAGCTTCACGAGCTTCTGCCCGCTCGAGCGTATCCTCGGCCGGCTCGGGCTGGCCGGCTGCCGGCCGGCAGCCGCTCCGCTGAAGCATTCCGCCGGCGCACCACGTGACAGGGCGGCCTGA
- a CDS encoding efflux RND transporter permease subunit, producing MGISGRIAQAFLRSKLTPLVTLASLAVGGLAVVATPREEEPQISVPMIDVIVALPGAAPRETENLLARPIEQRMWEIGGVDYVYGMAGEGYAMVTVRFKVGEDQEESVSKVHAKLASVMDEAPAGAMPPMVKPHSIDDVPILTLTLHADEYGSDELRAIATQLQDEIGTLPDVAQTEVIGGRARQISVELDPARLAAHGVTPGEVAMSLQAANARLQAGELATGDEVLRIDVGAPLATPSDVGSVVVSARSGTPVHVREVARVTADYGERDSYVTHTGHEGAAQSAVTISVSKRPGANATKVADAVLERVEQARDRLVPADIGVTVTRNYGATAAEKAGELILHLAIATLSVTFLIGLFLGWREALVVLVAVPVTLGLTLFVYYAMGYTLNRITLFALIFSIGILVDDAIVVVENIYRHMKMGDRSPDVAAVEGVEEVGNPTILATFTVIAAILPMAFVSGLMGPYMRPIPVGASVAMLASLAVAFIVTPYLALRLLRGHVQKQHDARAAEAAAAGKEVTHAAVEPEEDTRFGRFYGRLMASLMDNGRRRRFFYGGVAALLVMSVGLLGIKWVQVKMLPFDNKSEFQVILDLPEGTTLETTQAAAQDIAAYLHGVPEVENTQVYSGVAAPFNFNGLVRHYFMRRGANVADVQVNLVEKHHRDRQSHAIAVDVRPGVEEIAARYGARVKIAEIPPGPPVLSTLVAEVYAGDDATRVAAAEQVMEVFEETPGVVDIDWTIESPQQTRKFAVDRTVAARAGASVRQITETLYLALSGSSAGIAPSADAREGTAIVPRLPLESRSSIDALLALPVATAMGPQPLGRFVTVQEGVRESSRMRKNLRPVIYVTGDVAGTIESPVYAILEMNRKLDDIRVNGAEIARYNAVQPEELDELAMKWDGEWQVTIEVFRDLGLAFAGVLLLIYALVVGWFQSFKVPLVIMAPIPLTLIGILPGHALSGAFFTATSMIGMIALAGIIVRNSILLVDFIQLAQDRGRSLRDAVIEAGAVRFRPIALTAAAVVVGGLVMVLDPIFQGLAVALISGAVVATLLTMIVVPLLYWELARRENTFEETTDEAAADHIQRIHVAAGA from the coding sequence ATGGGCATTTCCGGAAGAATCGCGCAGGCCTTCCTGCGCTCGAAGCTCACGCCGCTGGTCACACTCGCGTCCCTCGCGGTGGGCGGGCTGGCCGTGGTCGCGACACCGCGCGAGGAAGAGCCGCAGATCTCGGTGCCCATGATCGATGTGATCGTGGCGCTGCCGGGTGCTGCTCCGCGGGAGACGGAGAACCTCCTCGCGCGTCCGATCGAGCAGCGCATGTGGGAGATCGGCGGTGTCGATTACGTCTATGGCATGGCCGGCGAGGGCTATGCGATGGTGACGGTGCGCTTCAAGGTGGGCGAGGACCAGGAGGAGAGCGTGTCCAAGGTGCACGCGAAGCTCGCTTCCGTGATGGATGAAGCACCCGCTGGAGCCATGCCGCCGATGGTGAAGCCGCACTCCATCGATGATGTTCCCATCCTGACGCTCACCCTGCACGCGGACGAGTACGGTTCCGATGAGTTGCGCGCGATAGCGACGCAGCTTCAGGACGAGATCGGCACGCTGCCCGACGTCGCGCAGACCGAGGTGATCGGCGGACGCGCCCGTCAGATTTCCGTCGAGCTGGATCCTGCGCGGCTGGCCGCGCACGGCGTCACGCCGGGTGAAGTGGCGATGTCGCTGCAGGCGGCGAACGCGCGGCTGCAGGCTGGTGAGCTGGCGACCGGCGACGAGGTGCTGCGCATCGACGTAGGCGCACCGCTCGCGACACCGTCCGACGTCGGCAGTGTGGTGGTCAGCGCCCGCAGTGGGACGCCGGTCCACGTGCGCGAGGTCGCACGAGTGACGGCGGACTACGGCGAGCGCGACAGCTACGTCACGCACACCGGCCACGAGGGTGCGGCGCAGAGCGCCGTGACGATCAGCGTGTCCAAGCGTCCCGGCGCCAACGCCACGAAGGTGGCCGATGCGGTGCTCGAGCGCGTGGAGCAGGCGCGCGACCGGCTGGTGCCCGCGGACATCGGCGTGACAGTCACGCGCAATTACGGCGCAACGGCAGCGGAGAAGGCGGGTGAGCTGATCCTGCATCTCGCGATTGCGACGCTGTCCGTCACGTTCCTTATCGGACTGTTCCTCGGCTGGCGCGAGGCCCTCGTCGTGCTGGTCGCGGTTCCCGTCACGCTCGGTCTCACGCTGTTCGTCTATTACGCGATGGGCTACACGCTCAACCGCATCACGCTGTTCGCGCTCATTTTCTCGATCGGGATTCTCGTGGACGACGCTATCGTCGTCGTGGAGAACATCTACCGCCACATGAAGATGGGTGACCGCTCTCCGGATGTGGCCGCGGTCGAAGGCGTGGAGGAGGTCGGCAACCCGACGATCCTCGCGACGTTCACCGTCATCGCCGCCATCCTGCCGATGGCGTTCGTGTCCGGTCTCATGGGGCCGTACATGCGTCCGATCCCGGTTGGCGCTTCGGTCGCCATGCTCGCGTCCCTGGCCGTCGCGTTCATCGTGACACCCTATCTCGCGCTCCGGCTGCTGCGCGGCCACGTGCAGAAACAGCATGACGCACGTGCCGCTGAAGCCGCCGCTGCCGGAAAGGAAGTCACGCACGCCGCCGTGGAGCCGGAGGAGGATACGCGCTTCGGCCGCTTCTACGGCAGGCTCATGGCATCTCTGATGGACAACGGCCGGAGGCGCCGGTTCTTCTATGGCGGTGTCGCCGCGCTGCTCGTCATGTCGGTCGGCCTGCTCGGGATCAAGTGGGTGCAGGTGAAGATGCTGCCGTTCGACAACAAGAGTGAGTTCCAGGTGATCCTGGACCTGCCGGAGGGCACCACGCTCGAGACGACGCAGGCAGCGGCGCAGGACATTGCGGCCTATCTCCACGGCGTGCCGGAAGTGGAGAACACGCAGGTGTACTCGGGCGTGGCCGCGCCGTTCAACTTCAACGGCCTGGTGCGTCACTATTTCATGCGGCGTGGTGCGAACGTCGCGGACGTGCAGGTCAATCTCGTTGAGAAGCACCATCGCGACCGGCAGAGCCACGCGATTGCCGTCGACGTCCGGCCCGGTGTCGAGGAGATCGCGGCGCGCTACGGCGCTCGTGTCAAAATCGCCGAGATCCCGCCCGGTCCGCCCGTGCTGTCCACCCTCGTCGCGGAAGTGTACGCGGGCGATGATGCGACGCGCGTGGCCGCGGCGGAACAGGTGATGGAGGTATTCGAGGAGACGCCCGGCGTGGTCGACATCGACTGGACGATCGAGTCGCCGCAGCAGACGCGCAAGTTCGCGGTCGACCGTACCGTCGCGGCGCGCGCGGGCGCGAGCGTGCGACAGATCACCGAGACGCTCTACCTCGCCCTCTCGGGCAGCAGTGCCGGGATTGCGCCATCTGCGGATGCGCGTGAGGGCACGGCGATCGTGCCTCGGCTGCCCCTGGAGAGCCGCTCCTCAATCGACGCGCTGCTGGCGCTTCCTGTCGCCACGGCCATGGGCCCGCAGCCGCTGGGTCGCTTCGTGACGGTGCAGGAAGGCGTGCGCGAGAGCAGCCGGATGCGCAAGAATCTGCGGCCCGTCATCTACGTGACAGGCGATGTGGCCGGGACCATCGAGTCCCCCGTTTACGCGATCCTGGAGATGAACCGCAAGCTGGACGACATCCGGGTGAACGGTGCGGAGATCGCCCGCTACAACGCCGTGCAGCCGGAGGAGCTCGATGAGCTCGCCATGAAGTGGGACGGCGAGTGGCAGGTCACGATCGAGGTGTTCCGCGATCTCGGGCTGGCGTTTGCCGGTGTCCTGCTGCTGATCTATGCACTCGTCGTCGGCTGGTTCCAGTCGTTCAAGGTACCGCTCGTCATCATGGCGCCGATCCCGCTCACCCTGATCGGGATACTGCCGGGTCACGCGCTCAGTGGTGCGTTCTTCACCGCCACTTCGATGATCGGCATGATCGCGCTCGCGGGCATCATCGTGCGCAACTCCATCCTGCTCGTCGACTTCATCCAGCTGGCGCAGGACCGCGGCCGCTCCCTGCGTGATGCCGTGATCGAAGCGGGCGCCGTGCGGTTCCGTCCCATCGCGCTGACGGCCGCGGCTGTCGTGGTCGGTGGGCTGGTGATGGTGCTCGACCCGATCTTCCAGGGTCTGGCCGTCGCACTCATCAGCGGCGCCGTGGTCGCGACGCTGCTCACCATGATCGTCGTGCCGCTCCTCTACTGGGAGCTCGCGCGCCGTGAGAACACGTTCGAGGAGACGACCGATGAAGCTGCTGCTGATCATATACAGCGGATCCACGTCGCGGCTGGTGCCTGA
- a CDS encoding site-2 protease family protein, with amino-acid sequence MRGFRIGSVTGIEIRIDYSWFVIFVLILWTLTRNVFPSAHPGETSATYILMGMAGTLLFFVSLLAHELSHSLVARSRGIPVHSITLFIFGGVARTTSEFESPGDEFRIAAAGPVSSLAIAGLFWVIAWAGEAIRLPVAVIGVASYLALINFVLAVFNLFPGFPLDGGRLFRAIVWHRTGDVQRATRIATNGGKVFGYGLMVLGFLNMFSGNSIGGIWLVFIGWFIRMAAESSYVQHVLRRSLEGVRVRDVMSPDPLTVAPDDTLQHFLEEYVLEGRHHSYPVAENGRALGLITLDRVRGVPKQERPARTIRDAMIPITDVAVGPDDSIADAMQKLTESPAGRVLVTADDRLLGIISQADIARWLERQRLRDEVT; translated from the coding sequence TTGCGCGGCTTCAGGATCGGGTCCGTAACCGGCATCGAAATACGGATCGACTACTCCTGGTTCGTCATATTCGTCCTCATCCTGTGGACGCTGACGCGCAACGTATTCCCTTCGGCTCACCCGGGTGAGACCTCGGCGACGTATATTCTCATGGGCATGGCAGGGACGCTGCTGTTCTTTGTGTCCCTGCTGGCGCATGAGCTGTCCCACTCGCTGGTTGCGCGCTCACGCGGCATTCCGGTCCACAGCATCACACTCTTCATCTTCGGCGGCGTCGCCCGGACCACTTCGGAGTTCGAGTCGCCCGGTGACGAGTTCCGCATCGCGGCCGCAGGCCCGGTATCGAGCCTGGCGATCGCCGGCCTGTTCTGGGTGATAGCGTGGGCCGGTGAGGCCATCAGGCTTCCGGTTGCCGTGATCGGCGTCGCCTCGTACCTCGCTCTCATCAACTTCGTGCTGGCGGTCTTCAACCTGTTCCCCGGCTTCCCGCTCGATGGCGGTCGGCTGTTCCGCGCCATTGTGTGGCACCGTACGGGCGACGTGCAGCGCGCGACGCGCATCGCCACCAACGGCGGCAAGGTCTTCGGCTACGGGCTGATGGTGCTCGGCTTCCTGAACATGTTCAGCGGCAACAGCATAGGCGGCATATGGCTGGTGTTCATCGGGTGGTTCATCCGCATGGCCGCTGAATCCAGCTACGTCCAGCATGTGCTGCGCCGCTCGCTGGAGGGCGTCCGCGTGCGTGATGTGATGTCACCTGACCCGCTCACGGTCGCGCCCGACGACACGCTGCAGCATTTCCTCGAGGAGTATGTGCTGGAGGGTCGCCACCACAGCTACCCGGTCGCCGAGAACGGCCGCGCGCTCGGACTCATCACGCTCGACCGTGTGCGAGGCGTGCCGAAGCAGGAGCGGCCGGCCCGCACCATTCGTGACGCGATGATCCCCATCACGGATGTCGCCGTCGGTCCCGACGACAGCATTGCGGACGCCATGCAGAAGTTGACCGAATCGCCGGCGGGGCGCGTCCTCGTGACCGCTGACGATCGGCTGCTGGGCATCATCTCACAGGCCGACATCGCGCGCTGGCTGGAGCGCCAGCGGCTGCGTGACGAGGTTACTTGA
- a CDS encoding GGDEF domain-containing protein — protein MKRAGVRALQGMAMAPGAPLGWLLIRSMNGAAPAAELAAEPGLYIYMAFGTLVIFALFGFLLGEKEDRLEGSNRALEDLAITDALTGLRNRRYFHARLDEEQAERHRTGAPLALAIIDLDYFKRVNDQHGHVAGDTVLITVARAIGSVTRQGETDARVGGEEFALLLPGSDAAAGRDAAERVRSAIAAAETRLRGGPAIRITASAGVASTADMPDATSTELYRAADRALYAAKAAGRNRTVVAGAHDSMEYQQDVLTGTREADHE, from the coding sequence ATGAAACGGGCGGGAGTGCGTGCGCTGCAGGGTATGGCGATGGCGCCGGGCGCACCGCTCGGCTGGCTGCTGATCCGGTCCATGAACGGAGCCGCACCCGCGGCGGAACTGGCAGCGGAGCCCGGGCTATACATATACATGGCGTTCGGCACACTCGTGATCTTCGCTCTGTTCGGGTTTCTTCTCGGTGAGAAGGAGGACCGGCTCGAGGGGAGCAACCGCGCACTGGAGGATCTCGCGATCACGGACGCGCTCACAGGGCTGCGCAACAGACGATACTTCCACGCGCGTCTCGACGAAGAGCAGGCGGAGCGTCATCGCACCGGTGCGCCGCTGGCGCTCGCCATCATCGACCTGGACTACTTCAAGCGTGTGAACGATCAACACGGCCATGTCGCCGGTGATACTGTGCTGATCACCGTCGCCCGCGCCATCGGCTCTGTGACGCGACAGGGTGAAACGGATGCGCGCGTCGGTGGTGAGGAGTTTGCCCTCCTGCTGCCCGGAAGCGACGCGGCAGCAGGACGTGACGCGGCAGAGCGCGTCCGGAGCGCTATCGCCGCCGCGGAAACGCGGCTGCGTGGTGGTCCCGCCATCCGCATCACGGCGTCCGCCGGCGTCGCGAGCACGGCGGACATGCCCGATGCCACGTCGACCGAGCTTTACCGCGCAGCAGACCGCGCACTCTACGCCGCCAAGGCGGCCGGCCGTAACCGCACGGTCGTGGCAGGAGCACACGACTCCATGGAATATCAGCAGGATGTCCTTACGGGAACCAGAGAGGCAGACCATGAGTGA
- a CDS encoding universal stress protein → MSNEAAGADTRQNGALQLDRLVVGVDFSPPSIAAAGWVREHFAPGAACVIVHALDVPRMPSFLSGAFPSRDEVLTSARAGAAARLEQLRNAHGWGAVRLDVREGRAEDVLTAAAEETAADMVIVGEHAHPRGIWSTLGSTAEALVRSARVPILLARSIPDGAPRRILAAVDESPHARAALAWTRLLAQRFGASVTACHVFQPVFLGAARAVSGMEASAELETEQRRQTREWLEGVLRHCGLRNGDATVRIEAGDPASALVAAQRGGGFDLVVIGSRGAGGAARLLLGSVANGVLRGASCPVLVVSDRESAGAPPS, encoded by the coding sequence ATGTCGAACGAGGCAGCCGGCGCGGACACGCGGCAGAACGGGGCGCTGCAGCTGGACCGGCTGGTGGTCGGGGTGGACTTCAGTCCGCCCTCCATTGCGGCGGCCGGGTGGGTACGCGAGCATTTCGCGCCTGGCGCAGCCTGCGTCATCGTGCACGCGCTCGACGTACCGCGGATGCCGTCGTTTCTGAGCGGCGCGTTTCCGTCACGCGACGAGGTGCTCACCAGCGCGCGCGCGGGCGCGGCCGCGCGACTGGAACAGCTGCGGAACGCGCACGGCTGGGGTGCCGTCCGGCTGGACGTGCGCGAAGGCCGGGCAGAGGATGTGCTGACCGCCGCCGCAGAGGAGACCGCCGCCGACATGGTGATCGTTGGCGAGCACGCGCATCCGCGCGGCATCTGGAGCACACTGGGCAGTACTGCCGAAGCTCTGGTGCGCAGCGCTCGCGTTCCCATACTCCTCGCGCGCAGCATTCCGGATGGCGCGCCACGCCGTATCCTCGCGGCGGTCGATGAATCGCCGCACGCGCGAGCCGCGCTCGCCTGGACGCGCCTGCTCGCGCAGCGCTTCGGCGCTTCCGTGACCGCGTGTCACGTATTTCAACCCGTATTCCTGGGCGCCGCCCGAGCCGTGTCAGGCATGGAGGCATCGGCCGAGCTGGAGACGGAGCAGCGCCGGCAGACGCGCGAGTGGCTGGAAGGCGTCCTGCGTCATTGCGGCCTCCGGAACGGCGACGCCACGGTGCGCATCGAGGCCGGTGACCCGGCATCCGCGCTGGTTGCCGCGCAGCGCGGCGGCGGCTTCGACCTCGTTGTCATTGGCAGTCGCGGCGCGGGCGGTGCAGCGCGGCTGCTGCTCGGCAGCGTTGCGAACGGTGTGCTGCGCGGCGCATCCTGCCCCGTGCTCGTCGTATCGGACCGGGAGTCCGCGGGCGCGCCTCCGTCTTGA
- a CDS encoding metalloregulator ArsR/SmtB family transcription factor, whose translation MSPELVELVAARFKALGEPARLRILQALRAGEKTVSDLMRDTGLSQANTSRHLQMLHGLGFVDRRKEGLYVLYRLADQSVIYLCDVMCGRLEQQLDADRELFS comes from the coding sequence ATGAGTCCGGAACTGGTCGAGCTGGTCGCTGCGCGCTTCAAGGCACTCGGCGAGCCGGCTCGCCTGCGCATCCTCCAGGCCCTGCGGGCCGGGGAAAAGACCGTGTCCGATCTGATGCGCGACACGGGACTGAGCCAGGCCAACACGTCCAGGCACCTGCAGATGCTGCACGGGCTCGGCTTCGTGGACCGACGCAAGGAAGGACTGTACGTGCTGTATCGGCTGGCAGATCAGTCCGTCATTTATCTGTGCGATGTGATGTGCGGCCGGCTCGAGCAGCAGCTCGATGCCGACCGCGAGCTGTTCTCATGA
- a CDS encoding universal stress protein: MRPLTIERVLVATDLSDDDIPALRTAMELSRLAGSDLHVVHASQNGDTSLEQKLDDQLRSADPDSSILPGATIRSGSPDRVIVDVAAMIDADVVILGPHRPGRTHSPGTTAYRVAAEAERPCLVLPKALRLPLGRIMVPVDASGAARGALAVGMTWASALRRRVAPDAADATGITVLHVQTHAAGDTPVSTADLLNDALEAAGERVTAASGVRVECLTLKAAEAADAILGRATADDVDLIVLGTRAQHSTAGELGSVSAAVIERTECPILLVPPRIWRHEQDS; encoded by the coding sequence ATGCGTCCGCTGACCATAGAGAGGGTCCTGGTTGCCACGGACCTTTCCGACGATGACATACCGGCCCTGCGAACGGCCATGGAGCTGTCGCGGCTCGCGGGCTCCGACCTGCACGTCGTGCACGCGAGTCAGAACGGCGATACCTCGCTCGAGCAGAAACTGGACGATCAGCTGCGCAGCGCGGATCCGGACTCTTCGATCCTGCCAGGCGCGACGATCCGCAGCGGCAGTCCGGACCGGGTCATCGTCGATGTCGCGGCAATGATCGATGCGGATGTGGTCATCCTCGGACCCCATCGCCCCGGCCGGACTCATTCTCCCGGCACCACGGCCTATCGTGTGGCCGCAGAGGCCGAGCGGCCCTGTCTCGTGCTGCCGAAAGCACTCCGATTGCCGCTGGGCAGGATCATGGTGCCAGTTGATGCATCGGGAGCCGCGCGGGGCGCCCTCGCGGTGGGAATGACATGGGCGTCTGCCCTGCGCAGGCGAGTCGCGCCGGATGCGGCGGATGCCACCGGCATCACCGTCCTGCACGTGCAGACACACGCGGCCGGTGACACACCGGTGAGCACGGCCGACCTGCTGAACGACGCGCTCGAGGCCGCAGGCGAGCGGGTCACGGCTGCGTCCGGCGTCAGGGTCGAGTGTCTGACTTTGAAGGCAGCGGAAGCAGCGGACGCGATTCTCGGACGCGCCACTGCGGACGACGTCGATCTGATCGTGCTCGGCACCCGCGCACAGCACAGCACGGCAGGCGAGCTCGGGAGCGTATCAGCCGCGGTTATCGAGAGGACCGAATGCCCTATCCTGCTGGTGCCGCCGCGGATCTGGCGGCACGAGCAGGATTCATGA
- a CDS encoding CDP-alcohol phosphatidyltransferase family protein, which yields MGTASRPQGLQGSVNLPNAISAARFPLAALFPAAGETLRVAVVAVAAVSDWIDGRLARGTGQVTAAGEVLDPVADKAFMLVVLVTLGVEGALPLWTLPVLLTRDIGVALGAGLLAMRGRRVRMPARRAGKVVTWLQFLAIGVLLLWPATGQWLAPVVGVAGLYALRDYSASLPADAWQPRNGGPA from the coding sequence ATGGGTACAGCGAGTCGACCGCAGGGGCTCCAGGGCAGCGTCAATCTGCCGAATGCGATCAGTGCCGCGCGCTTTCCGCTCGCCGCGCTGTTCCCGGCGGCAGGCGAGACGCTGCGCGTTGCCGTGGTGGCCGTTGCGGCCGTGAGCGACTGGATCGACGGTCGGCTCGCCCGGGGCACCGGCCAGGTCACGGCCGCGGGTGAAGTGCTCGACCCGGTGGCGGACAAGGCGTTCATGCTGGTTGTGCTCGTCACGCTCGGTGTCGAAGGCGCGCTGCCACTCTGGACGCTGCCGGTGCTGCTCACCCGTGACATCGGCGTCGCACTCGGCGCAGGACTGCTCGCCATGCGTGGCAGGCGCGTTCGCATGCCGGCCCGACGTGCCGGCAAGGTCGTCACCTGGCTGCAGTTCCTGGCTATCGGCGTGCTGCTCCTGTGGCCGGCTACCGGCCAGTGGCTCGCGCCCGTAGTCGGCGTGGCCGGGCTCTATGCACTGAGGGATTACTCAGCGTCGCTGCCGGCAGATGCGTGGCAACCGCGAAACGGAGGTCCGGCATGA
- a CDS encoding DUF302 domain-containing protein translates to MSEVTVPYGFGATVQAPYDQAVLLTRAALAGEGFGVLTEIDVRATLRNKLDVDFRPYVILGACNPPLAHKALSAELEIGLLLPCNVVVRAADDPAHSVVTVMDPEAALSLARNRDIAPLAAEVRERLQRVLSTVVDEARQQHEIDVEC, encoded by the coding sequence ATGAGTGAAGTCACCGTGCCATACGGATTCGGGGCGACCGTGCAGGCGCCGTATGATCAGGCGGTTCTGCTTACCCGCGCGGCCCTCGCCGGGGAAGGATTCGGGGTGCTCACCGAGATCGATGTTCGTGCCACACTCAGGAACAAGCTGGATGTCGACTTCAGGCCGTATGTGATTCTGGGGGCGTGCAATCCGCCGCTGGCCCACAAGGCGCTGAGCGCAGAGCTCGAGATCGGTCTGCTGCTGCCGTGCAACGTGGTGGTGCGGGCCGCGGATGATCCTGCGCACAGTGTGGTCACGGTCATGGATCCGGAGGCCGCGCTCTCGCTTGCCCGTAACCGCGACATTGCACCGCTCGCCGCAGAGGTACGGGAGCGTTTGCAGCGCGTCCTGTCCACTGTGGTCGACGAGGCACGACAACAGCACGAGATCGACGTGGAGTGCTGA
- a CDS encoding HAMP domain-containing sensor histidine kinase, which translates to MNGTMDHVTREHPDSFLIESAAILASSLEFDHTLAALAQLAVRALGDFCIIDVVDHDGATRRLQVAHADPDRAALTAELLRFPIDARFPHPSLQVLRTGQPVLVRNVTAPLIDAIAQDREHRAIMEALEPRSLLAVPLLAHTQIVGVMLLGSATSIYDADDVVVAEKLALLAGLEVDNARHYRAAQQALEARDRVLGVVAHDLRNPLNTIIMAAGLIRDLPLSPEQLASRVQMILSAAQRMNRLIQDLLDVARLEAGRLLLQRMADDAVSIANEAVELSAARAAAKSLRLRVESSPDLPVISVDRDRILRVFTNIIDNAIRFTPEGGRIDIGVAMRGDDVCFSVADTGPGIAPEDALQLFEPFWQLHGSSEGAGLGLTIARGIVEAHGGEISIDSTPGRGATFCFTVPPASGTSEPPP; encoded by the coding sequence ATGAACGGAACCATGGATCACGTGACGCGTGAGCATCCGGACAGTTTCCTCATCGAGTCGGCGGCGATTCTCGCTTCGTCCCTGGAGTTCGACCATACGCTGGCCGCACTCGCGCAGCTCGCCGTTCGCGCACTCGGCGACTTCTGCATCATCGATGTCGTCGACCATGATGGCGCCACCCGCAGGCTCCAGGTAGCGCATGCGGATCCCGATCGGGCAGCGCTTACCGCGGAACTGCTTCGCTTTCCGATCGACGCGCGCTTCCCGCATCCCTCACTGCAGGTGCTTCGCACAGGACAGCCAGTCCTGGTGCGCAACGTTACGGCCCCCCTCATCGATGCGATCGCCCAGGACCGTGAGCATCGCGCCATCATGGAAGCCCTCGAGCCGCGCTCCCTGCTGGCCGTACCCCTGCTCGCACACACGCAGATCGTCGGCGTGATGCTCCTCGGCTCAGCCACCAGCATCTACGATGCGGATGACGTGGTCGTCGCGGAGAAGCTCGCGCTCCTGGCCGGGCTCGAGGTCGATAACGCGCGCCATTACCGTGCCGCGCAGCAGGCTCTGGAGGCGCGCGACCGCGTGCTCGGCGTCGTTGCTCACGATCTGCGGAATCCGCTCAACACGATCATCATGGCCGCCGGCCTCATTCGTGACCTCCCGCTGTCCCCGGAGCAGCTCGCGTCCCGGGTCCAGATGATCCTGTCCGCCGCCCAGCGCATGAACCGGCTGATCCAGGATCTGCTCGATGTCGCGAGGCTCGAGGCGGGGCGCCTCCTGCTCCAGCGAATGGCCGATGACGCAGTGTCGATTGCGAACGAGGCAGTGGAGCTCAGCGCAGCACGAGCCGCTGCGAAGTCGCTGCGTTTGAGAGTGGAGTCGTCCCCCGACCTGCCGGTCATATCGGTCGACCGTGACCGTATCCTGAGGGTCTTCACGAACATCATCGACAATGCCATCCGCTTCACTCCCGAGGGCGGCAGAATCGACATCGGCGTTGCGATGCGCGGTGATGACGTGTGCTTCAGTGTCGCGGATACGGGGCCGGGCATTGCCCCGGAAGACGCCCTTCAGCTGTTCGAACCGTTCTGGCAGCTCCACGGCAGCAGCGAGGGCGCTGGCCTCGGTCTGACGATCGCACGAGGCATCGTCGAGGCTCACGGCGGTGAGATCTCAATCGACAGTACACCCGGCCGCGGTGCTACGTTCTGCTTCACCGTGCCGCCGGCTTCCGGCACTAGTGAGCCGCCTCCATGA